A stretch of the Panicum virgatum strain AP13 chromosome 9N, P.virgatum_v5, whole genome shotgun sequence genome encodes the following:
- the LOC120687294 gene encoding probable N-acetyltransferase HLS1 has translation MRDEEGEAVVIREYDPKTDRDGTDAVDRDCEVGPGGGMSLHADLLGDPVARIRRSPRYLMLVAETSGPGGRIVGLIRGTVKSVATGESLPGAPAFANVGYILGLRVAPSHRRMGIALLLVRQLERWFGLMGAEYAYMATDRSNEASLRLFTARCGYSKFRTPSLLVHPVHSHRLRAPRRATVVRLGPRDAERLYRSRFAHVEFFPADIGDVLDNALSRGTFLAVVDKGGYEWRGVDRFLSSPPASWAVASAWDCGGVFRLEVRGASRLRRGAAAATRALDRVAKWLRVPSVPDFFRPFAGWFVYGLGGDGRDAAVAAEALFASIVNMARGAAAAVAVEVAALDPLRSRIPHWRRLSCAEDLWCLKRLGGGGHADGWDWARSAPGHSIFVDPREV, from the exons ATGAGGGACGAGGAGGGCGAAGCGGTGGTGATCCGGGAGTACGACCCCAAGACGGACCGCGACGGCACGGACGCCGTCGACCGGGACTGCGAGGTCGGCCCGGGCGGCGGGATGTCGCTGCACGCCGACCTGCTCGGCGACCCCGTCGCTCGcatccgccgctcgccgcgctacCTCATGCTG GTAGCTGAGACGTCCGGCCCGGGCGGCCGGATCGTCGGCCTCATCCGCGGCACCGTCAAGTCCGTCGCCACCGGCGAGAGCCTCCCCGGCGCGCCCGCCTTCGCCAACGTCGGGTACATTCTCGGCCTCCGCGTCGCGCCTTCCCACAG GCGGATGGGCATCGCGCTGCTGCTGGTGCGGCAGCTGGAGCGGTGGTTCGGGCTCATGGGCGCCGAGTACGCGTACATGGCGACCGACAGGTCCAACGAGGCGTCCCTGCGGCTCTTCACGGCCCGCTGCGGCTACTCCAAGTTCCGGACGCCGTCGCTCCTCGTGCACCCCGTGCACTCGCACCGCCTcagggcgccgcgccgcgccacggTCGTCCGCCTCGGCCCCCGCGACGCCGAGCGGCTCTACCGCAGCCGGTTCGCGCACGTTGAGTTCTTCCCCGCGGACATCGGCGACGTGCTGGACAACGCGCTCTCCCGGGGCACGTTCCTGGCGGTCGTCGACAAGGGAGGCTACGAGTGGCGCGGGGTGGACCGCTTCctgtcctcgccgccggcgtcgtggGCGGTGGCGAGCGCGTGGGACTGCGGCGGCGTGTTCCGGCTCGAGGTCCGGGGCGCCTCGCGcctgcgccgcggcgccgcggcagCCACCCGCGCGCTGGACCGCGTGGCCAAGTGGCTGCGCGTCCCGTCCGTGCCGGACTTCTTCCGCCCGTTCGCGGGGTGGTTCGTGtacggcctcggcggcgacggccgcgacGCCGCGGTGGCAGCGGAGGCCCTGTTCGCGTCGATCGTCAACAtggcgcgcggcgccgcggccgccgtggccgtggAGGTGGCGGCCCTGGACCCGCTCCGCAGCCGCATCCCGCACTGGCGTCGCCTGTCCTGTGCCGAGGACCTCTGGTGCCtgaagcggctcggcggcggaggccacgCGGACGGATGGGATTGGGCCAGGTCGGCCCCTGGCCACTCCATCTTCGTGGACCCTCGGGAGGTCTGA